Proteins encoded by one window of Ulvibacter sp. MAR_2010_11:
- a CDS encoding DinB family protein, producing MKDFFKDKFQYNFESNKRLIDCIENLPAAYTEHAQTLICHILNAHSVWNSRIMGKTTSRGVWDNYPIEVLSPLNKEHLADSLEILKNKNLNDLIQYTNTKGETYQNTVHDILYHIINHSTYHRGQLMSELKQNGVMPVSTDYIFFKR from the coding sequence ATGAAAGATTTTTTTAAAGATAAATTTCAGTACAATTTTGAAAGCAACAAACGGTTAATTGATTGTATTGAGAATCTCCCCGCCGCGTATACCGAACATGCACAAACGCTTATTTGTCATATTTTAAATGCGCATTCAGTTTGGAACAGTCGAATTATGGGCAAAACTACTTCTCGAGGTGTTTGGGATAACTATCCAATTGAAGTACTTAGTCCTTTGAATAAAGAGCATCTTGCCGATAGTCTTGAAATTTTAAAAAATAAAAATCTCAATGATCTTATTCAGTACACAAATACAAAGGGTGAAACATATCAGAACACTGTTCATGATATATTGTATCATATAATCAATCACAGCACCTATCACAGAGGACAATTAATGAGTGAATTAAAGCAAAACGGAGTGATGCCTGTAAGCACCGATTATATCTTTTTTAAACGATAA
- a CDS encoding OmpH family outer membrane protein, with protein sequence MKLVKLVFLFISVTAFSQSKVGTIDVDFVLSKMPELPALQKQIEDYGKQLDVDFNKKMEVYNALVTAYTAEEQGLTIAQKKTKQDEILKAEDEVNLFQQNGTKLLNIRRDELVRPLYQKIGVSLEKIAKAEAFTQVLELDERVVYVDHNYDLTIKVLADLGISIEEKKE encoded by the coding sequence ATGAAACTAGTAAAATTAGTATTCTTATTTATTTCTGTTACAGCATTTTCCCAATCTAAAGTGGGAACGATCGATGTCGATTTCGTTTTATCGAAAATGCCCGAATTACCTGCGCTTCAGAAGCAAATAGAAGACTACGGAAAGCAATTGGATGTAGATTTCAACAAAAAAATGGAGGTGTACAACGCCTTGGTGACTGCCTATACTGCAGAAGAGCAGGGTCTTACCATAGCTCAGAAAAAGACAAAACAGGATGAGATTTTAAAAGCCGAAGATGAAGTAAATCTGTTTCAACAAAACGGTACAAAATTGCTGAATATAAGACGAGATGAATTGGTGCGTCCCTTGTATCAAAAAATAGGAGTTTCACTGGAAAAAATTGCCAAAGCCGAAGCGTTTACGCAGGTTTTGGAACTGGACGAACGGGTAGTCTATGTAGATCACAATTACGATCTTACCATAAAAGTTTTGGCAGATCTCGGCATCTCCATTGAAGAGAAAAAAGAATAA
- a CDS encoding multidrug efflux SMR transporter: MNWFLLIIAGLFEVAFAFCLGKAKDATGIDTTYWYIGFLICLAISMLLLIKVTQHLPIGTAYAVWTGIGAVGTVLVGILVFKEPATFWRLFFITTLIISIVGLKLVSH, translated from the coding sequence ATGAATTGGTTTTTATTAATCATAGCGGGACTATTTGAAGTGGCATTTGCGTTTTGTCTTGGAAAAGCTAAAGATGCAACAGGGATTGACACCACGTATTGGTATATCGGGTTTTTGATTTGTTTAGCAATTAGCATGTTACTTCTAATAAAAGTTACACAGCATCTACCAATAGGCACTGCTTATGCAGTATGGACAGGAATCGGTGCTGTGGGAACAGTGCTTGTTGGAATATTGGTATTTAAAGAGCCCGCTACATTTTGGAGATTATTTTTTATCACAACTTTGATAATTTCTATAGTAGGACTTAAATTAGTTTCGCACTGA
- the guaB gene encoding IMP dehydrogenase yields the protein MTAHNDKILGEGLTYDDVLLVPAYSEVLPREVSIETKFSRNITLNVPIVSAAMDTVTESAMAIAMAREGGIGVLHKNMSIEQQAAEVRKVKRAESGMIQDPVTLPKTATVGDAQSTMREYSIGGIPITDSKGKLIGIVTNRDLRFEKNPKRPLSEVMTSENLVTVAQGTSLEQAELILQKNKIEKLPVVNEKGMLLGLITFRDITKLTQKPTANKDKFGRLRVAAALGVTGDAVERAEALVNAQVDAVIIDTAHGHTKGVVSVLKAVKKKFPELDVVVGNIATAEAAKYLVKAGADAVKVGIGPGSICTTRVVAGVGFPQFSAVIEVAAAIKGSGVPVIADGGIRYTGDIPKAIAAGADSVMLGSLLAGTKESPGETIIYEGRKFKSYRGMGSVEAMKQGSKDRYFQDVEDDIKKLVPEGIVGRVPYKGDLVESMTQFIGGLRAGMGYCGSKDIETLKETGKFIKITASGIHESHPHDVTITKEAPNYSR from the coding sequence ATGACTGCACACAACGACAAAATTCTTGGAGAAGGCTTAACTTACGACGACGTACTTTTAGTGCCTGCCTATTCTGAAGTATTACCCCGCGAAGTTTCCATAGAAACCAAATTCAGCCGAAATATCACCCTCAATGTTCCCATTGTTTCCGCCGCGATGGATACCGTCACCGAAAGCGCTATGGCTATTGCGATGGCTCGTGAAGGTGGCATTGGTGTTTTGCATAAAAACATGTCCATCGAGCAACAGGCTGCTGAGGTTCGGAAAGTAAAACGTGCCGAAAGCGGGATGATACAGGATCCGGTGACCTTACCAAAAACAGCCACCGTTGGAGATGCTCAAAGCACCATGCGCGAATACAGCATTGGAGGAATTCCTATTACCGACAGTAAGGGCAAACTTATTGGAATTGTCACCAACAGAGATTTACGCTTCGAAAAGAATCCAAAACGCCCCTTAAGTGAGGTGATGACTTCCGAAAATTTGGTGACCGTAGCCCAGGGAACTTCCTTGGAACAGGCTGAACTCATACTTCAGAAAAACAAAATAGAAAAACTTCCTGTCGTTAACGAAAAAGGGATGCTTTTAGGCTTAATTACCTTCCGTGATATCACAAAACTCACTCAAAAGCCAACGGCAAATAAGGATAAATTTGGTCGTCTACGTGTTGCCGCTGCCTTAGGAGTAACGGGAGATGCCGTAGAGCGCGCCGAAGCTTTGGTCAATGCACAGGTTGATGCTGTCATCATCGATACAGCACACGGTCATACCAAAGGAGTAGTAAGTGTATTAAAGGCCGTTAAAAAGAAATTCCCCGAACTGGATGTGGTTGTTGGAAACATTGCAACAGCCGAAGCCGCTAAATATTTGGTAAAGGCCGGAGCCGATGCGGTTAAGGTAGGGATAGGACCGGGTTCAATCTGTACTACCCGTGTTGTTGCAGGCGTTGGATTTCCGCAGTTTTCAGCAGTGATAGAAGTTGCTGCTGCCATAAAAGGTAGTGGCGTTCCTGTAATTGCAGATGGCGGAATTAGATATACTGGTGATATTCCCAAAGCTATTGCGGCAGGAGCCGACAGCGTGATGTTGGGTTCCTTACTGGCCGGAACCAAAGAATCTCCCGGAGAAACCATCATTTACGAAGGCCGAAAGTTTAAATCGTATAGAGGAATGGGCTCCGTCGAGGCTATGAAGCAAGGTTCTAAAGACCGATATTTTCAGGATGTAGAAGACGATATTAAAAAATTAGTACCTGAAGGAATTGTAGGTCGTGTACCGTACAAAGGAGATTTGGTGGAAAGTATGACTCAGTTTATTGGCGGTTTACGCGCCGGAATGGGATACTGCGGCTCCAAAGATATTGAAACATTGAAAGAGACCGGAAAGTTCATTAAAATTACAGCTTCGGGGATACACGAAAGTCATCCGCACGATGTAACCATAACAAAAGAAGCCCCAAATTATTCGAGATAA
- a CDS encoding FMN-binding protein, with translation MLKQLFFILILTVVSTAFTIPSAVLKKADKEIMKFYEIEKIQKEIIAVPKDINSLTASEFGDGNLFKIRSNGQFLGYGYIGNAPSKTATFDYLVLFDTNLIITKSKVLIYREEYGGEISSRRWLQQFDGVSPASKELKYNDDIIPISGATISVRSMTKAMNELLQSIAMLQKRNVL, from the coding sequence ATGTTGAAGCAACTATTTTTTATTTTGATACTAACGGTAGTCTCTACTGCATTTACAATTCCATCAGCGGTATTGAAAAAAGCAGATAAGGAAATCATGAAGTTTTACGAAATTGAAAAAATTCAAAAGGAAATAATTGCTGTTCCGAAGGATATCAATTCACTTACCGCATCTGAGTTTGGCGACGGAAACCTATTTAAAATTAGGAGTAACGGACAATTTTTAGGCTACGGCTATATAGGAAACGCCCCCAGTAAAACTGCCACCTTTGATTATCTGGTGTTGTTCGATACCAATTTAATTATCACCAAAAGCAAGGTATTAATATATCGTGAAGAATACGGTGGCGAGATTAGCAGTCGACGTTGGTTACAGCAGTTTGATGGTGTCTCTCCGGCTTCAAAAGAACTGAAATACAACGACGATATCATTCCAATAAGCGGTGCCACTATCTCGGTGCGCTCTATGACCAAAGCCATGAACGAATTGTTGCAAAGTATTGCCATGCTTCAAAAACGAAACGTATTGTAA
- a CDS encoding heme-binding domain-containing protein, whose protein sequence is MKKVIKLILILALLAFIAIQFIRPERNNDGYESVMAFENETKPSVQVAAILKENCYDCHSNHTQYPWYAEIAPFSFYLEDHIRHGRGEFNVSAWADYSVKKKDHKLEEVIEKVQEGVMPLDSYTWIHGDLDEDEKILLIQWATVARLQYKGQLNIMSK, encoded by the coding sequence ATGAAAAAAGTAATAAAACTTATCTTGATACTTGCACTCCTTGCATTTATCGCCATCCAGTTTATACGCCCTGAACGAAATAATGACGGGTACGAATCTGTTATGGCTTTCGAAAATGAAACCAAACCTTCGGTACAGGTTGCTGCTATTTTAAAGGAAAACTGCTACGATTGTCATAGTAATCACACCCAATATCCCTGGTATGCCGAAATAGCACCCTTTTCCTTTTATCTGGAGGATCATATACGACACGGAAGAGGAGAGTTTAATGTTTCGGCCTGGGCCGACTACTCCGTGAAGAAGAAAGATCATAAGCTCGAAGAAGTCATTGAAAAAGTGCAGGAAGGGGTAATGCCCTTGGATTCGTATACCTGGATTCACGGGGATTTGGACGAAGACGAAAAAATTCTTTTAATTCAATGGGCAACGGTGGCACGACTGCAATACAAGGGGCAGTTAAATATAATGTCTAAATAA